Genomic DNA from Triticum dicoccoides isolate Atlit2015 ecotype Zavitan chromosome 4B, WEW_v2.0, whole genome shotgun sequence:
GAACTTGTGAGGTTTGTGTCAGCCGAAGTTGAGATTATCTTTTGTCTCTTCTCGATGTTGGATTATCCCGTACGGCGATCTATCGATCCAGTCCGCGGCCACCGGTGACTTGTCGCCTGCTGCTTTTACAAACTTATGGATTTCAACAAGTTTTGCTTCCGTAATAGGGGGCCTAGAAACTACATTGAATTTTGCTCAAGAGCGTGCCACCGATGGACGCGGGATGCAGAAGGAGGAAGACGGTGTTGATTTCTTCAAGCATTGATTTGTGACTCGTATTCTTTTAAGGAATTTCTTGTAAGGACATATCTTTCGTTTTTGTAATTATTTTTAATTAACTTTTTTTGACAACATTTACTTTTAATCAACTAATGAAACGAGATGCTAGTATAGTTTAGGAAACAATGAATGAAACGAGACCAAGCCCCAAAAAATATCCAAGCTCTGTTCATTTTCAATTGGAGCTCGAGTTAAACATGCCGCAGCAGCAGCGGCATGGGTCCAACGTCGAGCGCGAAAAAGACGGCAGAAGCGCCAACAAAAAGCGGCACCCGCGAACCCCCCCATATACGCCGACGGCACGATCTCCCCCGGCCCCACCCAGGCACGTCCACCTGCCCATCCCAGGCCATCACCATATCCCGCCCCCCCCCCCGTGACGCGCTCCTCCGAAGCCACCTTCCCCCCATTCCCTCCACCCGAGCGCCGCACCGAGGAAAGCCCAGGATggcggccgccgccacctcctccccacccACGGCCTCCTTCTGCGCCGCATCCCGCAGCGCCCGCGTCGCCTGCCGGCCGCCCTCGCGGGTGgccgcggcggcgacgacggcggcggcgtcgtCCCCGGAGGCCGCGGCGCCCCTGAAGGCGGACCTGGCGCCCCTGGCGCCCGCGCCGCTGATGCGCGTGGTGCCCGAGTCGCTGCAGGGCGCGAGCGGGTCGCTCGTGGGCGTGCCGGGCCGCGGGGCGGGGGcgggggaggagggcggcggcctcGACGGGCCCGGCGCCATGGAGTACCTCACGGCCGTGCTCGCCTCCAAGGTCTACGACGTGGCCGTCGAGACGCCGCTCGAGCGCGCCGCCAAGCTCTCCGACCGCCTCGGGGTCAACCTCCACATCAAGCGCGAGGACCTGCAGCCGGTAATCAATCACCACCTTTAGATAGATTTTGTTCCCGCTTGCAGGCACTCATTTGCATCAGGAGATATTCGAATTTTCGAATTGTTGCGCCCTGGTAGAACTTCGATTGGTGTGGGCTTTGCGGGGGTTTTTTGCCTTTGCCTGTGATGTTCACTGTTTAGATTCCTCGCGCACCTTCGGCCTTGGCACGTTGTTGTCATGCTTTCTCGACAATAATGGAGGTTTCAGGCAGTACTGTACTTCCCATGCTTGATAGGGGGTTAGCGTTGTGTGTTTGGTGATTTGAAATGCACCAGCGCGTCAGGGTCTCGAGTAAACTGGCCACATCAAGACATGATGAATTACTTCAGCGCCCATGTCTTCCGTCCCAGCGCTTGCTCTTGCGGGGGAGAGGCAGAGCACTCCCCAGCTTCAGGTCTCCAGCCATATCTTCAGGTCCAGCAGTACCAGACCGCTACTTTGGTGACTGTTGCATCGAATTATTTTGCCACAATCGAGTTGGGATTAGTTGGGCATATATATACTTTGAGAGGCTGAAGACGGATCGTCAGCCAGTGTGCACTGCAACCATCCAGAGCTAGTAGCATAGTTTTGAAGGGCCTGCAGAAGTTTGTTAGCAGATGTGGGCCTTGTTAACCTCCAGTTGACAACAGGATTCTGTCATCTATTTGAGCAGGATTACTCTCAGCTGGGCGCCTTCCAGTTCCTGAGTGTCACCACCATGAGCCTCCACACCTGTTTCATAATACTAACCCAGGTCTGAGTGTCAAACACTATGTTATTTCTGCAATTCCAGACCCCCCACAGAACTGCTGCAGAACTGACATTGAATATCTTAAACCTCTTGTTAGTTGTTACTTAACCAGCAACTAGCCACAAATAAAAATATCAGAAACCTGAATACAGGTAGCCTGTAACGGCAGCTATTTCTTGCCAACTTAACCTAGCTACAATACAGTAAAAAGGTAGGTGGTCCCCTGATTCAGTTTCAGAACAGTGCACACATTCAGGTTGTTTCTTCATTCCTTTTGTAGAAAGTTGTCCCTAGTCATAATGTTGTTCAAGAACATTAACCACAGGAAAACCTGAATCCTAGGGTGATTTTGCAGTTTCCAAACATCTGTAACAAAAACAGGCACAACTCCTCTGAAATTGATAATCTTATGTAGAGAGCTGGAAGAGTAAGTGCCATTTTTCTTCATACTTACATAACGAAGAATATGCATCAGAATAGCAAATACTACTAGCAGTATCTTCAAGCTCGAAGCCTCAAACCACTGTTGTAGCTGAACCTGTGTACAAGTTCTTCTGAAAGTGCATTTAACCTGGATACCATCCCTGGTCTCAGCTACAACTGAGTTTTGCTCATTTAAAATGTATTTTTATTGTGAGCTTAATATTAAAAATTTGTTGAACAACGGAAGTTTAGGGCATGTGGAAGTTTGTGCCTAATCTGATATATCAGATCATTTAGTGTTATTATGATTGACATAATGGTATCAGAGAGAGGGGTAGGGGTATCCTAGGTGCAAACTGAAAACTTTATCTCTCATGGATATTTTTGATATATTGTATAGTTTATATAGTGTCCTCCTGCCCTTAGCTTTATTGTTTGCCAAATGGTTGGTTTTCTACTTTTTGTGTTTGTTTATTGCACATGTAGCTGTTACTGGCTCCTTCAATGGCCATTTTCATACCTAGGTAAATTTGTTTGTTTCATGCATAGGTGTTTTCATTCAAGTTGAGAGGTGCATATAATATGATGGCAAAGCTCTCCCGAGAGCAGTTGAACAATGGCGTTATCTGCTCCTCTGCTGGAAACCATGCTCAAGGAGTTGCTCTTTCTGCCCGGAAACTGGGCTGTGATGCCGTTATTGTCATGCCTGTGACAACACCAGAAATCAAGGTTATCATTCTCTCGATGCCATTACCTTAAATATGATGTTTTATATGGTATATTTACGTTATTATCACCAGCTACTAACATATAACTTAGTCCAGTGGCGATCAGTGGAGAGATTGGGTGCGACAGTAGTTCTGAAGGGAGACTCATATGATGAAGCTCAGTCATATGCAAAATTACGGTGTGAACAGGAAGGCCGCACATTCATACCTCCTTTTGACCATCCTGACATCATCGCTGGACAAGGAACTGTTGGCATGGAAATTGTTCGTCAACTGCAAGGTCCATTACATGCAATATTTGTACCTGTGGGAGGTGGCGGATTAATTGCTGGCATTGCTGCCTATGTGAAACGGGTCCGCCCTGAGGTTAGCTTTCAAGCTCAGGAGTATTTTCTTCTTCTATGAAAAATCTTGCAAGACACCTAAGTTCTTTGTAAATGGCATCAAAGTAAATGGCTTTGTTTTAAGTGCGCTTTGGAGGTTCAATTGTTTTTCATCCAATCGCCTAACTGTAATCCTTCTCCAGATTGAACTCAATACATCATTTGGTTACATTGGAGTACAATATTCATATTCAGGGTGTCACTTTCTTGTATGTTTACAACAGTTCTGGTACAGGTCAAAATAATTGGAGTAGAGCCCTCAGATGCAAATgccatggcattgtccttgtgtcATGGCCAAAGGGtcgtgttagaacatgttggagggTTTGCTGATGGTGTAGCTGTCAAAGTTGTTGGGGAGGAGACATTTCGCTTGTGTCAAGAACTTGTAGATGGCATTGTCCTGGTCAGCAGAGATGCTATTTGTGCTTCAATAAAGGTGAGAATGATCAGTTTATTCTATGTCTGCTCTGCGTCGTTATGTTAAATGTATGTGTTACTACTGAACAGTGACCTGTTTTTGTCACTGTAAATCTGTACTGCTCAATTTACTTGAATAAAAGCATAGCGTACAATActatgtttttaaggcgacgccttaccgccttagggagggggggcgctttggcgcctaggcgacgcctaggcgggcgctttggacgcctaggcgccgattttccaaagcggagggggagcgcttcgacgcctaggcgtcgcctaggcgtcGCCTTAGGGACGCTTTAAAAACATAGGTACAATACTACAATGCGCAAAAGAAAATTCCTACTTACATAAATTTTCTGTGATCCAATGGTCTGTCCATATAATCCACCAGCTGGAGAACTTTCTAAAGTTACATGTTTTAATCACTCTCTAGTGGAGAAGGTGATCTAGTTTTCGAACTTTCAATTATTCGTGTGGATATTGATATTCAATGTATTTTTTTTATTTACTATGCGTAGGTATCCTGTTAATATTGCTGAAAAGTAGGATGCTGGAAATTCTCCCATGGCAGTTTGTTCTATTCCAATCTTACTGCCATCATGCTTGTTGACTGTTTATGCTATATTGCTGTGAATGTTCTGCTTTGACAATCTTTTTCATACTGAAAATGTTGTTCTTTGTGGGTGCAGGATATGTTTGAGGAGAACAGGAATATCCTTGAACCTGCTGGGGCCCTTGCCTTGGCAGGGGCTGAAGCTTACTGCAAATACTACGGTTTGAAAGGGGAAACTGTGGTTGCAATAAGTAGTGGTGCGAATATGAACTTTGATAGACTTAGATTAGTAACTGAGCTTGCTGATGTTGGTCGAAAACGAGAAGCAGTATTAGCTACGTTTTTGCCAGAGGAGCAGGGAAGCTTCAAAAAGTTTGCAGAACTGGTATGCATCGTGATTTTTCTATCAAGACACAATAGTTTATATTCTGTTTCTTTTCTTATGGTTTCTTGTTCTGCAGGTTGGCGGGATGAATATTACTGAATTCAAATACAGATATGATTCTAACGGAAAAGAAGCCCTTGTTCTTTACAGGTACTCAGACAACAATTTCAATAATCTTGTTTATGTACCGGTTTATTGTTTCTCAATTACTTTTTCTAGAACCTTGATGGGACAGGAATACTCATACATAGAGACGGTGACTTTTAACATTCTCCTGGCTAATCTATATGGTTTTTCTGTATTGCAGTGTTGGCATCTATACTGACCATGAGCTTAAAGCAATGGTGGAACGCATGGAATCATCAGAACTTAAGACTGTGAACCTTACTGACAATGATCTCGCAAAAGACCACCTAAGATACTTTGTAAGTTACATTTTTCTGCCACAGTGATAGGCTCATATCCCATTAACACATTATTTTGGTACAGTTGACAAAATACCCCCTCTGTCCAATATTAATTGGCGCTCAAACAGATGTTTCTagcactaaaatacatctagatacatccgtttgagcgtccATTTATATGGGACGGAAGTTGTAATTACTACCAGTCACATTATGGTAATATCACGGTTTACTTGATGAATATTCCATTTGCAACATGCTAGGATGATTTGCGAACTGTTCtaaaacataaatgtaatgtttggatgaatttgagctGAATGGATATAATCAACTCTATTGTCTTTCCATCATAGAGCATAATGTTGCAAACTTCATTAAATTCATTTAGTCCTTGTTAAACATCTTCTCACTATTGTGCTCTTCTCTGCCTCTGCCAGTTCTGGAAAACTGGGTCTATTGTTGGCAGACTACGTTTTTGCCACTAATTTTTTAGTGACCATGCAGGGGATACTGCACTTCGATGCATTAAGAAGGGAAATGAACTTTACAGCACCTAGTACAGGGCATGACAAAATTAAAAATGgagatgacctagaaaactgtACAAGGAAAAGAAATCCTAGAACAGAACCATGATGACTTGAACCACCTTCCACCGGTCAGCTCTAAGC
This window encodes:
- the LOC119294825 gene encoding threonine dehydratase 1 biosynthetic, chloroplastic-like; its protein translation is MAAAATSSPPTASFCAASRSARVACRPPSRVAAAATTAAASSPEAAAPLKADLAPLAPAPLMRVVPESLQGASGSLVGVPGRGAGAGEEGGGLDGPGAMEYLTAVLASKVYDVAVETPLERAAKLSDRLGVNLHIKREDLQPVFSFKLRGAYNMMAKLSREQLNNGVICSSAGNHAQGVALSARKLGCDAVIVMPVTTPEIKWRSVERLGATVVLKGDSYDEAQSYAKLRCEQEGRTFIPPFDHPDIIAGQGTVGMEIVRQLQGPLHAIFVPVGGGGLIAGIAAYVKRVRPEVKIIGVEPSDANAMALSLCHGQRVVLEHVGGFADGVAVKVVGEETFRLCQELVDGIVLVSRDAICASIKDMFEENRNILEPAGALALAGAEAYCKYYGLKGETVVAISSGANMNFDRLRLVTELADVGRKREAVLATFLPEEQGSFKKFAELVGGMNITEFKYRYDSNGKEALVLYSVGIYTDHELKAMVERMESSELKTVNLTDNDLAKDHLRYFIGGRSEVKDELVYRFIFPERPGALMNFLDTLSPRWNISLFHYRAQGETGANVLVGIQVPPEDVDEFRSRADNLGYEYMSEMNNEIYHLLLRSPNKV